Within the Irregularibacter muris genome, the region AGCTTCCACCGCTTTTCTCATCATTTCCCCACTACCGGTCAAAGGCCCTGCTGATATAATGATAGGATTTTTTAAGGATAAACCTATGAAATTTACTGATAAATCCATATATTCTCTCCCCCTTAATTGAAAATTTCCCGCACTCTATCTTCATGTCCACAGGATTTTCTAACCATCAACTTAGGTTGCAAAAAAATCTTCTGATTAAACTCCTCTTCATTATGCTTGCTTTCAATGCTTTCAAATAAAAGACGAGCTGCAATTAATCCCATCTTATAAACAGGTTGAGATATGGTCGTAAGCTTGGGCTCTACTAAGGAGGCCATTTTAATATCGTCAAAGCCCACAATAGCTATATCCCCAGGAATAGTTAGCCCATTACTTTTGATGGCATCTATTGCTCCAATAGCCATAAGATCATTGGCTGCAAAAATGGCTTGGGGTGGTTCTTTTAATCTTAATAATTTTTTTGCCCCCAGATATCCCCCTTCAATCTCATTATCTCCCTCTATAATCCAATTGTTTTTCAAGGATATGCCTGCTTCCTGGATTGCCCTTTCATAGCCCCTTAACTTTTCCTTACTCTCCTCCTGGCATTTAAGTCCTGTAATATGAGCTATTTCTCTATAGCCTATCTCTATTAAGTGTTGAGTCATTTGATAGGCCCCCATATAGTAATCGGTAAATACCATATTGGCTTCCATATTTTCTATATTTCTTCCGATTAAAACTAAGGGGATATTCTGATTTTTTATTTTCTGGATGTCTTTTTCCTTTAACTGACTGGCCGTTAAGATGATGCCATCTACCCTTTTTTCCAATAGCATCTCTACATAATCTTGTTCCTTATCTTGCTTTTCTTCGGTATTACACAAAAGAATATTATACCCCTTTTGATGAGCTACATCCTCTATCCCTTTTGCCACTTGAGGATACAAGGGGTTTAAGATATTGGGAATAAGTAGGGCTATGGTACTGCTGCGGTTTAAAGCAAGGCTTCTAGCCAATCCATTGGGGGTGTATTGCATTTTTTCCATAGTGGCTAGCACTAGCTCCATGGTGGGAGAAGACACGGTATGGGGATGATTTAACACCCTTGAAACAGTGGCCACAGAAACTCCAGCCTTCTTCGCTACCTCTCTTATATTTGCCATGATGTCACCTCACATATTGTAACCCGTTACATGATGAGTTTATTATATCATTGTTATTTCGAGAAGAGAAGACAAAAAAACAAATGAAAAGGACGACCCATGGCCGTCCTTGTAATCAAGCTTCTTAGAATAAAGCTTCTTTTTTAGCTGGTGCTGTCTCTGCGATTAACTTGCCCTTGGTGAAGTTGTAGAGTACTTCTTTTTTCTCATTTAAGGCATTATAGAAGTTATCCGAATTTAATACAATAAAGCTGGCTGGATTCCCTTCTTTAATGGCATAGCTCTCTCCTAGATGTAGGGTTCTGGCTGCATTATGGGTAATTAATTTATAGGAGTTTAGAATTTCTTCATAACCCATCATTTGGCATACATGTAATCCCATATGCACTACATCTCTCATATTTCCATCTCCTAGGGGATACCAGGGATCAAAAATATCATCATGGCCAAAGGATACGTTGATTCCTGCTGCCAGTAATTCTTTTACTCTAGTTACTCCTCTTCTCTTTGGATAAGTATCAAAGCGTCCTTGAAGATGGGTATTGACCAATGGATTGGACACAAAATTCATTTTGCTCATGCCTAGAAGTCTAAATAATCTTGATGCATAGGCATTGTTATAGGAGTGCATTGCTGTGGTATGGCTGGCGGTAACTTTTTCTCCCCATCCTGATTCATAGGCTCTGGCCGCTAACGTTTCCACAAATCTAGATTGCTCATCATCTATTTCATCACAATGCACATCTACCAATAAATCATATTTTTCTGCTAATTTCATGGTATAGTTTAAACTTTCTACCCCATATTCCCGTGTAAATTCAAAATGAGGAATGGCTCCTAATACGTCTACTCCCATTTTTGCTGCATTTTCCATTAATTGTTCCCCGTTGGGATAACTCATAATCCCTTCTTGAGGAAAAGCAACGATTTGAATATTGACAATATCCTTTAATTCCTCTCGTAATTCCAGCATAGCCTCTGCCCCAATAAGGGTAGGATCAGTAACATCTACATGGGTACGGACATGGCCGATACCGTTGGCAGCTTGCTTTCTGATGGCCTCTGTGGCTCTATGCTTTACATCTTCCTTAGTAAGTTTTTCTTTTCTTTCAGACCAGCAGGCTATTCCTTC harbors:
- a CDS encoding LacI family DNA-binding transcriptional regulator → MANIREVAKKAGVSVATVSRVLNHPHTVSSPTMELVLATMEKMQYTPNGLARSLALNRSSTIALLIPNILNPLYPQVAKGIEDVAHQKGYNILLCNTEEKQDKEQDYVEMLLEKRVDGIILTASQLKEKDIQKIKNQNIPLVLIGRNIENMEANMVFTDYYMGAYQMTQHLIEIGYREIAHITGLKCQEESKEKLRGYERAIQEAGISLKNNWIIEGDNEIEGGYLGAKKLLRLKEPPQAIFAANDLMAIGAIDAIKSNGLTIPGDIAIVGFDDIKMASLVEPKLTTISQPVYKMGLIAARLLFESIESKHNEEEFNQKIFLQPKLMVRKSCGHEDRVREIFN
- the codA gene encoding cytosine deaminase; this encodes MLIKNVFLENGTEKTDILIRDGKFAKIGPNITAPEGVEVIDCNECMVLPQFIESHVHLDSALTAGDPRWNLSGTLFEGIACWSERKEKLTKEDVKHRATEAIRKQAANGIGHVRTHVDVTDPTLIGAEAMLELREELKDIVNIQIVAFPQEGIMSYPNGEQLMENAAKMGVDVLGAIPHFEFTREYGVESLNYTMKLAEKYDLLVDVHCDEIDDEQSRFVETLAARAYESGWGEKVTASHTTAMHSYNNAYASRLFRLLGMSKMNFVSNPLVNTHLQGRFDTYPKRRGVTRVKELLAAGINVSFGHDDIFDPWYPLGDGNMRDVVHMGLHVCQMMGYEEILNSYKLITHNAARTLHLGESYAIKEGNPASFIVLNSDNFYNALNEKKEVLYNFTKGKLIAETAPAKKEALF